The Petropleomorpha daqingensis genome includes a window with the following:
- a CDS encoding VOC family protein, whose translation MSSPLQVGAPHHIRLTVTDVVRSRAFYEDVFGFQVALPGPPDDDPDGLVADALQGGVVLMNAGVMIGLRPVDATNADDRFDPFRVGLDHLSFGVASRDDLDAAMRVFDERGIDHGPIREVPAMGLAFLAVFDPDGIAVELTAQI comes from the coding sequence ATGAGCAGCCCGCTGCAGGTCGGGGCACCGCACCACATCCGGCTCACCGTGACCGACGTCGTCCGGTCGCGGGCGTTCTACGAGGACGTGTTCGGCTTCCAGGTGGCGCTGCCGGGTCCTCCGGACGACGACCCCGACGGGCTGGTCGCCGACGCCCTGCAGGGCGGGGTCGTGCTGATGAACGCGGGCGTGATGATCGGCCTGCGCCCGGTCGACGCGACGAACGCCGACGACCGCTTCGACCCGTTCCGGGTGGGACTGGACCACCTGAGCTTCGGCGTGGCGAGCCGGGACGACCTCGACGCGGCGATGCGGGTGTTCGACGAGCGGGGCATCGATCACGGACCGATCCGGGAGGTGCCGGCGATGGGGCTGGCCTTCCTCGCCGTCTTCGATCCCGACGGCATCGCGGTGGAGCTGACCGCGCAGATCTGA
- the moeZ gene encoding adenylyltransferase/sulfurtransferase MoeZ has protein sequence MSLPPLVEPAADLSIDEVRRYSRHLIIPDVGMDGQKRLKNAKVLAVGAGGLGSPVLMYLAAAGVGTLGIVEFDVVDESNLQRQIIHGVSDVGRSKAESARDSIREINPLIDVRLHETRLDSDNVLEIFSQYDLIVDGTDNFATRYLVNDACVLLDKPYVWGSIYRFDGQVSVFWNEHGPNYRDLYPVPPPPGMVPSCAEGGVLGVLCATIGAIQATEAVKLITGIGETLLGRLMVYDALEMTFRTIKVRKDPEAEPITGLIDYEAFCGVVSEEAQLAAAGSTITVDELKDMMDAGKDFELIDVREPNEYEIVSIPGAKLIPKDEILSGRALAQLPNDKPIVLHCKTGVRSAEALAAVKNAGFRDAVHVQGGVTAWATRIDKTLPTY, from the coding sequence GTGTCCTTGCCACCCCTGGTGGAGCCCGCCGCCGATCTGTCGATCGACGAGGTCCGCCGGTACAGCCGCCACCTGATCATCCCGGACGTCGGGATGGACGGGCAGAAGCGGCTGAAGAACGCCAAGGTGCTCGCCGTCGGCGCGGGCGGCCTGGGCTCGCCGGTGCTGATGTACCTGGCCGCCGCGGGTGTCGGCACGCTCGGGATCGTCGAATTTGACGTCGTCGACGAGTCGAACCTGCAGCGCCAGATCATCCACGGCGTCTCCGACGTCGGCCGGTCCAAGGCCGAGAGCGCGCGCGACTCGATCCGGGAGATCAACCCGCTGATCGACGTCCGGCTGCACGAGACGCGGCTGGACAGCGACAACGTGCTCGAGATCTTCAGCCAGTACGACCTGATCGTCGACGGCACCGACAACTTCGCCACGCGCTACCTGGTCAACGACGCCTGCGTGCTGCTGGACAAGCCGTACGTGTGGGGCTCGATCTACCGCTTCGACGGCCAGGTCTCGGTCTTCTGGAACGAGCACGGCCCGAACTACCGCGACCTCTACCCGGTGCCGCCGCCGCCCGGCATGGTGCCCAGCTGCGCCGAGGGCGGCGTGCTCGGCGTCCTGTGCGCGACGATCGGCGCCATCCAGGCCACCGAGGCGGTCAAGCTCATCACCGGCATCGGCGAGACGCTGCTCGGCCGGCTGATGGTCTACGACGCCCTGGAGATGACCTTCCGCACGATCAAGGTGCGCAAGGACCCCGAGGCCGAGCCGATCACCGGGCTCATCGACTACGAGGCGTTCTGCGGCGTCGTGTCGGAGGAGGCCCAGCTGGCCGCGGCGGGCTCGACGATCACCGTCGACGAGCTCAAGGACATGATGGACGCCGGCAAGGACTTCGAGCTGATCGACGTCCGCGAGCCGAACGAGTACGAGATCGTGTCCATCCCCGGCGCGAAGCTCATCCCCAAGGACGAGATCCTCTCCGGCCGGGCGCTCGCGCAGCTGCCCAACGACAAGCCGATCGTGCTGCACTGCAAGACCGGTGTGCGCTCGGCCGAGGCGCTGGCCGCGGTGAAGAACGCCGGCTTCCGGGACGCCGTCCACGTCCAGGGCGGCGTGACCGCCTGGGCGACCCGCATCGACAAGACGCTGCCCACTTACTGA
- a CDS encoding DNA alkylation repair protein produces the protein MTAVAGTTVAELMAELAALEDPRIREVNARHGDDHGVNLTTLRAIATRLKTQQDLARELWGTGDTAARLLALLICRPKAFGRDELDAMLRDARTPKVHDWLVNYVVKKNPHAEELRQAWLADPDPVVASAGWALTTERVAKKPDGLDLPGLLDVVEAEMKDAPDRLQWAMNHCLAQIGIEHAELRARAIDIGERLEVLKDYPTPPNCTSPFAPAWITEMVSRRG, from the coding sequence ATGACCGCGGTGGCCGGGACGACGGTGGCCGAGCTCATGGCCGAGCTGGCCGCGCTCGAGGACCCCAGGATCCGCGAGGTCAACGCCCGGCACGGCGACGACCACGGCGTGAACCTGACCACGCTGCGCGCGATCGCGACCCGGCTGAAGACCCAGCAGGACCTCGCGCGCGAGCTGTGGGGGACCGGTGACACGGCAGCGCGACTGCTCGCGCTCCTCATCTGCCGGCCGAAGGCGTTCGGGCGAGACGAGCTGGACGCGATGCTGCGCGACGCGCGGACGCCGAAGGTGCACGACTGGCTCGTGAACTACGTGGTCAAGAAGAACCCGCACGCCGAGGAGCTCCGGCAGGCCTGGCTCGCCGACCCGGACCCGGTGGTCGCGAGCGCCGGCTGGGCGCTGACCACCGAACGCGTGGCGAAGAAGCCCGACGGCCTCGACCTGCCGGGGCTGCTGGACGTCGTCGAGGCGGAGATGAAGGACGCCCCGGACCGCCTGCAGTGGGCGATGAACCACTGCCTGGCCCAGATCGGGATCGAGCACGCCGAGCTCCGCGCCCGGGCGATCGACATCGGCGAGCGCCTGGAGGTGCTCAAGGACTACCCGACGCCGCCGAACTGCACGTCGCCCTTCGCGCCCGCCTGGATCACCGAGATGGTGAGCCGGCGAGGCTGA
- a CDS encoding MGMT family protein, which translates to MDPLDVDEAVFDVVERIPPGRVSTYGAIGRLVGVGPRRVARAMSTGGGAVPWWRVLRADGTPAEPVRVRQLELLAGEGVPVRDGRVDLRRVGWPD; encoded by the coding sequence GTGGACCCGCTCGACGTCGACGAGGCGGTGTTCGACGTCGTCGAGCGGATCCCGCCCGGCCGGGTGAGCACCTACGGGGCCATCGGGCGGCTGGTCGGCGTGGGTCCGCGGCGGGTGGCGCGGGCGATGTCGACCGGCGGCGGCGCCGTCCCGTGGTGGCGGGTGCTGCGCGCGGACGGCACGCCGGCCGAGCCGGTCCGCGTCCGCCAGCTCGAGCTGCTCGCGGGGGAGGGCGTGCCGGTGCGCGACGGCCGGGTCGACCTGCGCCGGGTCGGCTGGCCCGACTGA
- a CDS encoding TIGR03086 family metal-binding protein, whose translation MAEIAPTELLELFQRAQASFTDRVDAIEPGQWEDEALPEWTVADLVAHLVTEMLWVPPLVAGEPYAEGRFPDATTDLLGDDPMVGWESAADGALSSFAEDDALERTVHLERGPTPATQYILELISDLTVHSWDLARAIDADTELDGELVTASLLIGEALPDDGVPGYYEPPLDSSPSASPQQRLLARFGRRPL comes from the coding sequence ATGGCCGAGATCGCACCCACCGAGCTCCTCGAACTGTTCCAGCGCGCCCAGGCGTCCTTCACCGATCGCGTCGACGCGATCGAGCCCGGGCAGTGGGAGGACGAGGCGCTGCCCGAGTGGACGGTGGCCGACCTGGTGGCGCACCTGGTCACCGAGATGCTCTGGGTGCCGCCGCTGGTCGCCGGCGAGCCCTACGCCGAGGGCCGGTTCCCCGACGCCACCACCGACCTGCTGGGCGACGACCCGATGGTCGGCTGGGAGTCGGCCGCCGACGGTGCCCTTTCGTCCTTCGCCGAGGACGACGCCCTCGAGCGCACCGTGCACCTGGAGCGCGGCCCGACCCCGGCGACGCAGTACATCCTCGAGCTGATCTCCGACCTCACCGTGCACTCGTGGGACCTGGCCCGCGCGATCGACGCCGACACCGAGCTCGACGGCGAGCTGGTCACCGCCTCGCTCCTGATCGGCGAGGCGCTGCCGGACGACGGTGTCCCGGGGTACTACGAGCCGCCGCTGGACTCCTCGCCGTCGGCCTCGCCGCAGCAGCGGCTCCTCGCGCGCTTCGGCCGCCGGCCGCTGTAG